The Natrinema pellirubrum DSM 15624 region TGTGAGTTTTCCACGATATGGGGTTTCAAACTTGTTCGAAAGCGGACAGTAGGACGCTGGAATTGAGGCTCCCCACATATCTATAAAAAATATTAATGATTTGTTGTAGTCTATAATATTATACAAGTCCACCGAGCATCGGCTGTGACATCGTCCGGCGAAACACCACGGCAGTCGCCGTGAGGGAACTCGACAGTCGGCGAAACGTGATCGTTCCGACCTCACCTGTCAGCTCCCGTCTGCAACTGCGTCCACATCGGCCACGAGTGGGACCTCGACTTCTTCGAGAACGAGTTCGAACGCCTGCCGGCGTTGTCCGCCGGGGGACGGAACCATCGTCGTCTCGAGGACCCCGATCGCCTCGAGTCGGTTGAGACGCCGATACACGGTCGGACGGGAAGCGCCTGTCTCGTCTGCGATCTCGCGGGCAGGGACGGATCCCGTGCCTACTGCCGCAAGAATCTCTGTCGTGTATTCTTCAGCCAGTACTGTGAGGAGGGCATCGATATCGATCGAACGCTCTGTTTCGCTCGAGACGGCCCCGAGCGCGGGATCGGATCGTGACGCGGATTCGGAATCGGACATCGGGTACGTCGTTCGTACCAGTTGAACGGTCGTGTAGTGTCTCGCTACTATGCGGCACTCCCGATCGAGATCACCCTCTAGCTATGCAGAGGCGGGTCGATGTTGCGGTCGCGTTCGACGTGATCGCTCGCTTCTATCGCGAGTCCATCGCTGTCGAACTCGAGTCGCACTCGATCGACTGCGACGTGATATCGCTGCCGGTGGTGACCGTCCGCCCGGACGCTCATCGCGCTCCGGACGAGTCCCGCGTCCTCGAGGCTGTCCAGTCGGCGGTATACGGTCGCACGGGAACTGTCCGTGCGCTCTGCCAACTCCGTCGCCGAGAGCGGGTTCCCGTCGAGTTCGTCCAGGAGACGCCGGGCGTGATCGTCGCTCAGGAGGTCGAGCGCTGTCTCCGTGTCTATCACCGTCTCGTCGTTCTCGGATGGGGTCGGTCGTCTCTCCTTATGGGCGGGATCTGCCTTCGACATCGATAGTCGTTGATTCGACGGGACGGTCCCTGTACGGTGGTGCTACCAGTCGCAACGGTCTCGTCACGCTACTCTAGCTATCCGCAACGACGTCGTCCGACCGCGGTCCGATCGTACCGGGATATTAGTACGGTGACGGCTTACCGA contains the following coding sequences:
- a CDS encoding ArsR/SmtB family transcription factor translates to MSDSESASRSDPALGAVSSETERSIDIDALLTVLAEEYTTEILAAVGTGSVPAREIADETGASRPTVYRRLNRLEAIGVLETTMVPSPGGQRRQAFELVLEEVEVPLVADVDAVADGS
- a CDS encoding ArsR/SmtB family transcription factor yields the protein MIDTETALDLLSDDHARRLLDELDGNPLSATELAERTDSSRATVYRRLDSLEDAGLVRSAMSVRADGHHRQRYHVAVDRVRLEFDSDGLAIEASDHVERDRNIDPPLHS